From the genome of Flavobacterium luteolum, one region includes:
- a CDS encoding nuclear transport factor 2 family protein, translating into MTKKEIAKNFLKLAAKGHPHEGFRLYVGKNFKHHNAYFKGDADTLMLAMEESARTNPNKLFKIHHILEDGNLVAVHSHLKQTPSDIGFAVVHVLKFKDDKIVELWDLGQPVPKDSINENGMF; encoded by the coding sequence ATGACTAAGAAAGAAATCGCTAAAAACTTCCTGAAACTAGCAGCAAAAGGGCATCCTCATGAAGGTTTTCGATTGTATGTCGGAAAGAATTTCAAACACCACAATGCTTATTTCAAAGGCGATGCAGACACTTTAATGCTTGCCATGGAAGAATCTGCCAGAACAAATCCGAATAAGCTTTTTAAAATTCATCATATTTTAGAAGATGGAAATCTCGTTGCTGTACACTCTCATCTCAAACAAACTCCATCAGATATAGGTTTTGCAGTAGTGCATGTTCTAAAATTCAAAGACGATAAAATCGTAGAACTTTGGGATTTAGGACAGCCTGTTCCTAAAGATTCTATTAATGAAAATGGAATGTTTTAA
- a CDS encoding SRPBCC family protein — protein sequence MNTNDFTTTILFNQSPEEVFKAIQNVKGWWSEEIEGKTANKGDEFKYHYEDVHRCKIKLIEVVPNQKIVWLIEENYFSFTKDDTEWTNTTAVFDISKEGDKTKLTFTHVGLVPEYECFDVCKAGWSNYIENSLKKLIETGKGQPNATGKPQIETERALSSKE from the coding sequence ATGAATACTAACGATTTTACCACAACAATACTTTTCAATCAATCACCAGAAGAAGTTTTTAAAGCTATACAAAACGTTAAAGGCTGGTGGTCGGAAGAAATTGAAGGAAAAACAGCAAACAAAGGCGACGAATTTAAATACCACTATGAAGATGTTCATCGCTGTAAAATAAAACTAATTGAAGTAGTTCCAAACCAAAAAATCGTATGGCTGATTGAAGAAAATTACTTCAGTTTTACCAAAGACGACACGGAATGGACCAACACAACAGCCGTTTTTGATATTTCGAAAGAAGGCGATAAAACAAAACTCACTTTTACACACGTGGGTCTGGTTCCAGAATACGAATGTTTTGACGTCTGCAAAGCTGGTTGGAGCAACTATATCGAGAACAGTTTAAAAAAATTAATAGAAACTGGAAAAGGACAGCCAAATGCAACTGGAAAACCTCAAATAGAAACCGAAAGAGCATTATCATCAAAAGAATAA
- a CDS encoding lactonase family protein, whose translation MKQKIIFLSFFFLLITNAFSQNTYVFLGSYNRDKSAEAIQVYQLDTLSGKLTKFTSVKNIVNPSYLTVSPNGKYVYACTDTKTPNAGSVSSFEFNATAKTLTFLNSQRSGGENPVYVSVHKSGKWLANANYTEGSVSVYPLLENGKIDSIAQNFQYTDGSVNKERQTKSHVHSAVFSPQCDYLFLPDLGADKIRCYAFDENQKKPLIETQNPFTKTDLEAGPRHFTFHPNQKWGYCIEEMAGQVSVYNYENGILKKIQRIATHPDKIKEGFESSDIHISPDGKFLYATNRGKENNIAIFSIDENGLLKNIGYQSTLGKHPRIFAIDESGKFLVASNVLTGNIIVFKRNLKTGLLKKVGKEVKMENVSCVKIKKI comes from the coding sequence GTGAAACAAAAAATAATATTTCTATCCTTTTTCTTCCTTTTAATAACCAATGCCTTTTCTCAAAACACTTATGTCTTTTTAGGATCATATAATCGTGATAAATCGGCAGAGGCTATTCAGGTTTATCAATTGGATACTTTGAGTGGGAAGCTAACCAAATTTACGTCGGTTAAAAATATTGTAAATCCGTCATATTTGACGGTTTCTCCAAATGGGAAATATGTGTATGCGTGTACAGATACCAAAACACCAAATGCAGGAAGTGTAAGCAGTTTTGAATTTAACGCAACAGCAAAAACTTTGACTTTTTTAAACAGCCAGAGAAGCGGTGGCGAAAATCCTGTGTATGTCAGCGTTCATAAAAGCGGAAAATGGTTGGCAAATGCCAATTATACAGAAGGAAGCGTATCGGTTTATCCGCTTCTAGAAAATGGTAAAATTGATTCTATTGCGCAGAATTTTCAATATACAGATGGAAGCGTCAATAAAGAAAGACAAACCAAATCTCATGTGCATTCTGCCGTATTTTCTCCACAGTGCGATTATTTGTTTTTACCCGATTTAGGCGCCGACAAAATACGCTGTTATGCTTTTGATGAAAATCAGAAAAAACCTTTAATAGAAACTCAAAATCCATTTACCAAAACCGATTTGGAAGCTGGACCAAGACATTTTACCTTTCACCCAAATCAAAAATGGGGATATTGCATTGAAGAAATGGCTGGACAAGTAAGTGTTTACAATTATGAAAATGGCATTTTAAAAAAAATACAGCGCATTGCCACACATCCCGACAAAATTAAAGAAGGTTTTGAGAGCTCTGATATTCATATTTCTCCCGACGGAAAGTTTCTTTACGCCACAAACCGAGGCAAGGAAAACAATATCGCAATTTTCTCTATTGATGAAAACGGACTTTTGAAAAACATTGGTTATCAATCTACTTTAGGAAAACATCCTCGTATTTTTGCTATTGACGAAAGCGGAAAATTTCTAGTTGCTTCGAATGTTTTAACGGGTAATATTATAGTTTTTAAAAGAAATCTGAAAACGGGATTATTAAAGAAAGTAGGAAAAGAAGTAAAAATGGAGAATGTTTCCTGTGTGAAGATTAAGAAAATTTAA
- a CDS encoding MBL fold metallo-hydrolase, producing the protein MTTFVILLLLIGFAIYMFLQHPKFGKAPSGARLVQIQNSPQFKNGKFENQSFTPDLAEGATMAGVLFEFFFKKVDRKIPTDLIPSVKTNLLELPLDQDILVWFGHSSYFIQLEGKRFLIDPVFSGNASPIPGTTKSFKGTDIYTVDDLPEIDYLLITHDHYDHLDYDTFLKLKPKTKKIITALGVGSHLEFWGFPSENIIEKDWYSTIKLDENLTIHTAPSRHFSGRGFKRCNTLWTSFILETKDFKMYLGGDSGYDSHFAAIGEKYGPFDIALIDNGQYNEKWKYIHNMPEDVIKAMKDLKAKRVFPVHSSKFALSLHSWDEPLNKVTQLNRLSENPVPLITPMIGEIVELKNDKQEFKQWWKGVN; encoded by the coding sequence ATGACAACATTCGTAATTCTATTATTGCTGATTGGTTTTGCAATTTATATGTTTCTGCAACATCCAAAATTCGGAAAAGCGCCTTCGGGAGCGAGACTAGTTCAAATTCAAAATTCGCCACAATTTAAAAACGGAAAATTCGAAAACCAGAGCTTTACGCCCGATCTCGCTGAAGGAGCAACTATGGCTGGAGTTTTGTTTGAATTTTTCTTCAAGAAAGTAGATCGAAAAATTCCAACCGATCTTATTCCGTCTGTAAAAACCAATTTATTGGAGCTTCCTCTAGATCAAGATATTTTGGTTTGGTTTGGGCATTCGTCTTATTTTATTCAGCTTGAAGGAAAACGCTTTTTAATTGATCCCGTTTTTAGCGGTAACGCCTCTCCTATTCCTGGCACAACAAAATCGTTTAAAGGAACAGATATTTACACGGTTGACGATCTTCCAGAAATTGATTATTTATTGATTACACATGATCATTATGATCATTTGGATTACGATACATTTCTAAAATTAAAACCTAAAACTAAAAAAATAATTACGGCGCTCGGTGTGGGTTCGCACTTGGAATTCTGGGGATTTCCATCTGAAAATATCATTGAAAAAGATTGGTACAGCACTATCAAATTAGATGAAAATCTGACAATTCATACTGCACCATCAAGACATTTTTCGGGCAGAGGTTTTAAAAGATGCAATACGCTCTGGACTTCTTTCATTCTCGAAACTAAAGATTTTAAAATGTATTTAGGCGGAGATAGCGGCTATGATTCTCATTTTGCTGCAATTGGTGAAAAATATGGCCCATTTGATATTGCTTTAATTGATAACGGCCAGTACAATGAAAAATGGAAATACATTCACAACATGCCGGAAGATGTTATAAAAGCCATGAAAGATCTGAAAGCAAAAAGAGTATTTCCTGTACATTCTTCAAAATTTGCTTTATCGTTACATTCTTGGGATGAACCTTTAAATAAAGTGACTCAATTGAATCGTTTATCTGAAAATCCAGTTCCACTAATTACACCAATGATTGGCGAAATTGTTGAATTGAAGAATGACAAACAAGAATTTAAACAATGGTGGAAAGGGGTTAATTAA
- a CDS encoding DUF1801 domain-containing protein codes for MAKNKTTETQNSVTDFINAVENEVKRNDAFELLKIIQEATGFEPKMWGPSIIGFGSYHYKYDSGHEGDAPLAGFSPRKTAMTVYFYLPQEKREELLSKLGKHTSSKACIYIKKLEDIDIEILKKIILLSIEYTQNLYPQNK; via the coding sequence ATGGCAAAAAATAAAACCACAGAAACTCAAAATAGCGTTACTGATTTTATTAACGCTGTCGAAAATGAAGTTAAAAGAAACGACGCTTTTGAACTTCTAAAAATAATTCAAGAAGCAACTGGTTTTGAGCCCAAAATGTGGGGACCAAGCATTATTGGTTTTGGAAGCTATCATTACAAATACGACAGCGGTCACGAAGGAGATGCTCCGTTGGCTGGTTTTTCGCCAAGAAAAACAGCCATGACCGTTTATTTTTATCTGCCACAAGAAAAAAGAGAAGAACTTTTATCTAAACTTGGAAAACATACTTCGTCTAAGGCATGCATTTACATTAAAAAACTCGAAGATATTGATATTGAAATCTTAAAAAAGATAATTTTACTTTCAATTGAATATACCCAAAATTTATATCCTCAAAATAAATGA
- a CDS encoding NAD(P)H-dependent oxidoreductase yields the protein MNILVVYAHPSKKSYTFQVLERLKSVLGNENWNIEVSDLYASNFVSDMSEAEYEREGFAKAQLPISQDVLVEQEKIEKADCIIFLYPVWWSDCPAKLKGWFDRVYSVGYAYGQNETSRKMKTIPYGLVICTAGHPNEFLLEIEMAQSMEKIMLEDRLGKRFTHKEMIILGGTLELENVMAKHFELINKIPEKIKAIQ from the coding sequence ATGAATATTCTAGTTGTTTACGCGCATCCGAGCAAAAAATCATACACTTTTCAGGTTTTAGAAAGATTAAAATCAGTTTTAGGCAATGAAAATTGGAATATTGAAGTCTCCGATTTGTATGCATCTAATTTTGTTAGTGATATGTCTGAAGCAGAATATGAGCGTGAAGGTTTTGCTAAGGCACAGCTCCCAATTTCTCAAGATGTTTTAGTAGAACAGGAAAAAATAGAAAAAGCAGATTGTATTATTTTCCTGTATCCTGTTTGGTGGAGTGATTGTCCAGCAAAATTAAAAGGCTGGTTTGATCGTGTTTATTCAGTTGGATATGCTTACGGACAAAATGAAACTTCAAGAAAGATGAAAACCATTCCGTACGGACTTGTAATTTGCACTGCGGGACATCCGAATGAATTTTTACTTGAAATTGAAATGGCTCAAAGTATGGAAAAAATTATGCTCGAAGACCGTTTAGGAAAACGTTTTACGCACAAAGAAATGATTATTCTAGGTGGAACATTAGAACTTGAAAATGTAATGGCAAAACATTTTGAACTGATTAATAAAATTCCAGAAAAAATTAAAGCAATACAATAG
- a CDS encoding GNAT family N-acetyltransferase: MQISNFNLQPDFLENEISKLIPLEEKHFEALFEAASDPLIWEQNPVKDRYTREGFKTYFDIIITKSSFLILDKQTNEVMGTTSFYDYNPEKSNVGIGYTFITRKYWGGPYNSSNKRLMMDYAFQHVNSVLFHIGAENYRSQKAVLKLGAEKINELTFIINGTDFPYFEYELKKK, translated from the coding sequence ATGCAAATATCAAACTTCAATTTACAGCCAGATTTTTTAGAAAACGAAATTTCAAAATTAATTCCGCTAGAAGAAAAACATTTTGAAGCATTGTTTGAAGCAGCTTCCGATCCTTTAATTTGGGAACAGAATCCTGTAAAAGACCGATATACAAGAGAAGGTTTTAAAACTTATTTTGACATTATAATTACAAAAAGTTCCTTCTTAATTCTCGATAAACAAACCAATGAAGTTATGGGAACAACAAGTTTTTATGACTACAATCCAGAAAAATCGAATGTTGGAATTGGTTATACTTTCATTACAAGAAAATATTGGGGCGGACCATATAATAGTTCAAATAAGAGATTAATGATGGATTATGCTTTCCAGCATGTTAATTCGGTGCTTTTTCATATCGGAGCTGAAAATTACCGTTCTCAAAAAGCCGTTTTAAAGCTAGGAGCGGAAAAAATCAACGAACTGACATTTATTATTAACGGCACTGATTTTCCTTATTTCGAATATGAATTGAAAAAAAAGTAA
- a CDS encoding helix-turn-helix domain-containing protein, whose amino-acid sequence MPIIVNLDVMMAKRKMSLNELSEKVDLTLSNLSILKTGKAKAIRFSTLEAICKVLNCQPGDILEFSEE is encoded by the coding sequence ATGCCTATTATAGTAAATTTAGATGTCATGATGGCAAAAAGAAAAATGTCATTAAATGAACTTTCAGAAAAAGTAGATTTAACATTATCCAATCTTTCCATTCTAAAAACTGGCAAAGCAAAAGCAATCCGTTTCAGCACACTTGAAGCCATCTGCAAAGTTCTGAATTGTCAGCCTGGAGATATTTTAGAATTTTCTGAAGAATAA
- a CDS encoding ArsR family transcriptional regulator, giving the protein METKNALKPAKKCYSHIGGKLGELLLETFADKKWIAKNEASDKHFYITELGEKEFAKLGIDLTKIKSEAI; this is encoded by the coding sequence ATGGAAACCAAAAACGCTCTAAAACCAGCTAAAAAATGCTACAGCCACATTGGCGGTAAACTCGGCGAACTTCTTTTGGAAACATTTGCCGACAAAAAATGGATTGCAAAAAACGAGGCTTCAGATAAGCATTTTTACATCACCGAATTGGGCGAAAAAGAATTTGCCAAATTGGGTATCGATCTTACCAAAATCAAATCGGAAGCCATTTAA
- a CDS encoding serine hydrolase domain-containing protein, with protein MNFITKISLLLVLIFVSCNSSAQKKDNYKKSIDSLLQNTNPKFNGVILISQNGKTLYSKAEGFSNFETRTPIKMDTQFEIMSNSKLIAAVLLLLEVEKGKVDLNDPIKKYLPELTQTWADSVTIHQLLNHSHGIIDLEKPLAFKPGTDFKYGNLSFNLVAKIVEFSSKKSYTEVAESLFKKLKMNHTFCYSKDKEQNLAKGYYNIKNQLEPDTSRQITDETLGADGIISTVSDLAIWNNNLHKGKILKPESYQLLTKNTILSQHNFFGKEKQPYGYGIRIVEEESVKYLGHTGLGDGFSGVNLYFPQSDVSLIVLENQMPEDASLFYATEFKIKNILLKSNLLKKK; from the coding sequence ATGAACTTCATCACCAAAATCTCCTTATTATTAGTTTTAATCTTTGTTTCTTGCAATTCATCTGCTCAAAAAAAAGACAATTATAAAAAAAGTATTGATAGTTTACTTCAAAACACCAACCCTAAATTTAATGGTGTGATTTTGATTTCTCAAAACGGAAAAACATTGTATTCTAAAGCAGAAGGTTTTTCGAATTTCGAAACCAGAACACCTATAAAAATGGATACTCAATTTGAAATCATGTCCAACAGTAAATTAATTGCTGCCGTTTTACTGTTGTTGGAAGTAGAAAAAGGAAAAGTAGATTTGAATGATCCAATCAAAAAATACCTACCAGAACTTACACAAACTTGGGCAGATTCAGTAACAATTCATCAGCTTTTAAACCATTCTCATGGAATTATCGATTTAGAAAAACCATTGGCTTTTAAACCGGGAACCGATTTTAAATACGGAAATCTAAGTTTTAATCTGGTTGCAAAAATTGTCGAATTCAGCTCTAAAAAAAGCTACACAGAAGTTGCCGAATCACTTTTTAAGAAATTAAAGATGAATCATACTTTTTGTTATTCAAAAGATAAAGAACAAAATCTGGCAAAAGGCTATTATAACATAAAAAATCAACTGGAACCCGATACTTCAAGACAAATCACAGATGAAACTTTAGGTGCAGACGGCATTATTTCAACCGTTTCTGATCTTGCTATTTGGAACAATAATCTTCATAAAGGAAAAATATTAAAACCAGAATCGTATCAGTTATTAACTAAAAACACCATTTTATCTCAGCATAATTTCTTCGGAAAAGAAAAGCAACCTTATGGATACGGAATTCGAATTGTAGAAGAAGAATCCGTTAAATATCTTGGACATACAGGTTTGGGAGACGGGTTTTCTGGCGTAAATTTGTATTTCCCACAAAGTGATGTAAGTTTGATTGTATTGGAAAATCAGATGCCCGAAGATGCCAGTTTGTTTTATGCGACTGAGTTTAAAATCAAAAACATTCTTTTAAAAAGTAATTTATTAAAGAAAAAGTAA